In Campylobacter sp. VBCF_01 NA2, one DNA window encodes the following:
- a CDS encoding ATP-binding protein — protein sequence MDWQSVQVAQFRRHGLKLRAIEDIDFVDINALCGLEAQKTALVENTRNFIHGRGANHALLWGEPGCGKSSLAKAVFTKFLQDGLKIVEIGKDDLEYLIDIIDEIRGQDYYFIIFCDDLSFELGENAYKHLKPLLDGSMERAPKNVLMYATSNRRHILSELASDNMGAQVGADELHLSDAKNERISLSERFGLQLSFYSGNMSEYLGVVESYFAAFRFMSVDEFRQRFAHALDELRAKASEFARVRASRSGRIAKQFALSYASEFFAKFSPENERD from the coding sequence ATTGATTGGCAAAGCGTGCAAGTGGCGCAGTTTCGCAGACACGGATTAAAACTGCGGGCGATAGAGGATATTGATTTTGTGGATATTAACGCGCTTTGTGGCTTGGAGGCGCAAAAAACTGCGCTTGTAGAAAATACGCGAAATTTTATTCACGGGCGCGGGGCAAATCACGCCTTGCTTTGGGGCGAGCCGGGCTGTGGTAAATCAAGCCTAGCAAAGGCAGTTTTTACGAAATTTTTGCAAGACGGGCTTAAAATTGTCGAAATCGGTAAAGATGATTTGGAGTATCTCATCGACATAATCGATGAAATCAGGGGGCAGGATTATTATTTCATCATTTTTTGCGATGATTTAAGCTTTGAGCTTGGCGAAAACGCCTACAAGCACCTAAAACCGCTACTTGACGGCTCTATGGAGCGCGCGCCCAAAAATGTGCTAATGTATGCGACCTCGAATCGCAGACACATTTTAAGCGAGCTAGCCAGCGACAACATGGGCGCGCAGGTGGGCGCCGACGAGCTTCATTTAAGCGACGCTAAAAACGAGCGCATTAGCCTTAGCGAGCGATTTGGTTTGCAACTTAGCTTTTATAGTGGAAATATGAGCGAGTATTTGGGCGTGGTGGAGAGCTATTTCGCGGCATTTAGATTTATGAGCGTTGATGAGTTTAGGCAGCGTTTCGCGCACGCACTTGACGAGTTGCGCGCCAAAGCTAGCGAGTTTGCGAGGGTTAGGGCGAGCCGAAGCGGGCGGATCGCAAAGCAGTTTGCGCTAAGCTATGCGAGCGAGTTTTTTGCGAAATTTAGCCCCGAAAATGAGCGCGACTGA
- a CDS encoding replication endonuclease has product MRVYIKDGIKYLFSSKYEIFNEPYGISVIDKKDIDKKILNTLNFYKNSYIEINGEKQISFFDFSTSANIQPKRYHAEIYNRIKTMQEFASELGFDTPIFITLTAPSYLKPLKQVKLGKSKNIKLVDNPKFDGSADFVVRARDFISESWRKFLRQRIFKEIKSEFNENIMFLKVFEPHLDGCPHCHIVAFVPSKFKDRFVNLAQNYFKTKTDIKSEFDDNGGGVIAYLLKYVLKSFTNGKNGAINDVAYWYIYYNIRRFSTSRTLITMELYRKIRHKSEFRDLKQMTNLFRDGLISCDLIADNSKFCSGEKLKSTDYIIDTIVVSIDGFDYLEHKIAYKRSDKVVVHLASGDERIVNRGNSRINPFELKDIKDADRNKIVHYNPYKIFRTSWENMSDERLKRYYKDNKYWISDDCFDFIDFAKLENEMIERGFLQRFKNHIEPFKDDFEFLQNEFANRGLIPFPF; this is encoded by the coding sequence ATGAGAGTTTATATCAAAGACGGAATAAAATATCTTTTTAGTTCAAAATATGAGATTTTTAACGAACCTTACGGCATAAGTGTCATTGATAAAAAAGATATTGACAAGAAAATTTTAAATACTTTGAATTTTTACAAAAATTCATATATTGAGATTAACGGCGAAAAGCAAATATCATTTTTTGATTTTTCGACTTCGGCAAATATTCAGCCTAAACGCTATCACGCTGAAATTTATAATCGCATTAAAACTATGCAAGAATTTGCATCCGAGCTTGGTTTTGATACGCCTATTTTTATAACTTTGACGGCTCCGTCGTATTTAAAGCCGTTAAAACAGGTAAAATTAGGTAAATCAAAAAATATAAAGCTTGTCGATAATCCTAAATTTGACGGCTCTGCTGATTTTGTAGTTCGTGCAAGAGATTTTATAAGTGAGAGTTGGCGTAAATTTTTAAGACAGCGAATTTTTAAAGAGATAAAAAGCGAATTTAATGAAAACATTATGTTTTTAAAGGTTTTTGAACCGCATTTAGACGGCTGTCCGCACTGTCATATCGTCGCTTTTGTGCCTAGTAAATTTAAAGATAGATTTGTGAATTTAGCACAAAACTATTTTAAAACAAAAACGGATATAAAAAGCGAATTTGACGATAACGGCGGTGGCGTGATAGCCTATCTTTTGAAATATGTTTTAAAAAGCTTTACAAACGGCAAAAATGGAGCGATTAACGATGTAGCATATTGGTATATTTATTATAATATCCGTCGTTTTAGCACTAGTAGGACTTTAATAACAATGGAACTTTATCGAAAAATTCGCCATAAAAGCGAATTTAGAGATTTAAAACAGATGACAAATTTATTCCGTGACGGCTTAATAAGTTGTGATTTAATCGCTGATAATAGTAAATTTTGCAGTGGCGAAAAACTAAAATCAACTGATTATATAATTGATACGATAGTCGTAAGCATTGACGGATTTGATTATTTAGAACATAAAATCGCTTATAAGCGGTCAGATAAAGTCGTCGTGCATTTAGCGAGTGGTGATGAGCGAATTGTAAATCGTGGTAATTCTAGGATTAATCCTTTTGAGTTAAAAGATATCAAAGATGCCGATCGTAATAAAATCGTGCATTATAACCCTTATAAAATTTTTAGGACTTCTTGGGAAAATATGAGCGATGAACGATTAAAACGCTATTATAAAGATAATAAATATTGGATTAGTGATGATTGCTTTGATTTTATTGATTTTGCAAAATTAGAAAATGAAATGATTGAACGCGGATTTTTGCAAAGATTTAAAAATCATATTGAGCCTTTTAAAGATGATTTTGAATTTTTGCAAAATGAATTTGCTAATCGTGGTTTGATACCTTTTCCATTTTAA
- a CDS encoding M23 family metallopeptidase — translation MAKTKITISDNFGSKTMEFGENFRFQLKILVAFIIVFLFVLFFALFRLNNDKKNLKTTNATLMAQVEKLEKQNQNLIIQANQMREQTSLDIANEGPDGDESDAQIAQYFSERLAQRNKSNAKTISANDNTYKLMFQYIPNRYPIKNRGITDNYGMRTHPIAGVKRMHHGIDLRASVGTPVIATADGFVDFAGESGNGYGILVRITHNYGFSTRYGHLSSVSVAPGMWVSKGTVIGYTGNTGYSTGPHLHYEVRFLGMTLDPLNFMLWDSSNLNIWSVEPNVSWYEINRVLQSGAQK, via the coding sequence TTGGCAAAAACTAAAATCACAATTAGTGATAATTTCGGCTCGAAAACCATGGAATTTGGCGAGAATTTTCGCTTTCAACTTAAAATTTTAGTCGCATTTATCATTGTCTTTTTGTTCGTTTTGTTTTTCGCGCTTTTTCGCCTAAATAACGACAAAAAAAACCTAAAAACCACCAATGCTACGCTAATGGCGCAGGTCGAAAAGCTAGAAAAACAAAACCAAAATTTGATAATTCAGGCAAATCAAATGCGCGAACAAACCAGCCTCGATATCGCAAACGAAGGCCCTGACGGCGATGAGAGCGACGCGCAAATCGCGCAGTATTTCAGCGAAAGACTGGCCCAGCGCAACAAATCAAACGCTAAAACAATCAGCGCAAACGATAACACCTATAAATTGATGTTTCAATACATACCAAACCGCTACCCGATAAAAAACCGCGGAATCACCGATAATTACGGCATGCGCACGCACCCGATAGCCGGCGTTAAGCGCATGCACCACGGCATAGATTTGCGCGCCAGTGTCGGCACACCGGTAATCGCCACAGCAGATGGATTTGTTGATTTTGCCGGCGAGAGCGGAAACGGATATGGCATACTCGTGCGAATTACGCACAATTACGGATTTTCGACAAGGTATGGCCATTTAAGCTCGGTTAGCGTGGCTCCTGGCATGTGGGTTAGCAAAGGCACGGTTATCGGATACACGGGCAATACAGGGTATAGCACGGGGCCGCATTTGCACTATGAGGTGCGGTTTTTGGGTATGACGCTAGATCCTTTGAATTTCATGCTGTGGGATAGCTCGAATTTAAATATCTGGTCGGTCGAGCCAAATGTATCGTGGTATGAGATAAATCGCGTCTTGCAAAGTGGGGCGCAAAAATAA
- a CDS encoding 3'-5' exonuclease has translation MSQDSRKGLDNLIELLAQKSINYHDFIAKAQKIELVAELFEPKDFSMWRAMGLNVIKLDNGKITLKTRETDIEDEIFCFVDIETSGGLSSGQIIEIGAIKVQGGRVLDRFESFVYANFVPEGITELTGISARDLVGAPSLASVLERFRLFLGDAIFVAHNVKFDYGFIDASMQKCGFGMLLNRKICTVELARRTIESPKYNLGALKELLGIENTHHRAYSDAISCKEIFAHAISALPWSVQSTEDLILFSRTAGLKKPIEKDIN, from the coding sequence ATGAGCCAAGACAGCAGAAAAGGGCTTGATAACCTAATCGAACTTTTGGCGCAAAAAAGTATAAACTACCACGATTTTATCGCCAAAGCGCAAAAAATCGAGCTAGTTGCGGAGCTTTTTGAGCCAAAAGATTTTAGCATGTGGCGCGCCATGGGGCTAAATGTCATCAAGCTAGACAACGGCAAAATCACGCTCAAAACCCGCGAAACCGATATCGAGGACGAGATTTTTTGCTTTGTGGATATTGAAACCAGTGGCGGGCTAAGTAGCGGTCAAATCATCGAAATCGGCGCGATAAAGGTGCAAGGCGGGCGAGTTTTGGATAGATTTGAGAGCTTTGTATATGCAAATTTTGTGCCAGAGGGTATCACCGAACTAACCGGAATTAGCGCGCGCGATTTGGTGGGCGCACCAAGCCTAGCTAGCGTTTTGGAGCGGTTTCGGCTATTTTTGGGCGACGCGATTTTCGTGGCGCACAATGTCAAATTTGATTATGGTTTTATCGACGCAAGTATGCAAAAATGCGGGTTTGGCATGCTGCTAAACCGCAAAATTTGCACCGTCGAGCTAGCGCGTCGCACGATAGAGTCGCCTAAATACAATCTCGGCGCGCTAAAAGAGCTTTTGGGTATCGAAAACACCCACCACAGGGCTTACAGCGACGCTATTTCGTGCAAGGAAATCTTCGCTCACGCCATAAGCGCACTTCCATGGAGCGTGCAAAGCACAGAGGATTTGATACTATTTTCCCGCACAGCAGGGCTGAAAAAACCAATAGAAAAAGACATTAATTAA
- a CDS encoding zonular occludens toxin domain-containing protein codes for MAITYIVGNPGSGKSYLAVYKIWEFFYKNKKKKSKIDNENLQKYKICYTNINEFKFNLFDNVLEFDFNDLMYHLTNLYTMYQNKENDQKLLEYCENNSFKNALFVIDEVHNIFKKNDEILIWWLTYHRHLYHDLFLITQDLSLVPNEYKRIAEFFYKAVDSGKRLFSKKFRYIQYSNYRMYQNSIIQGGALNIPFSTEIFNLYHSGNDTKIKSFVQKYLIFAFLLVLIAICSFIYTLFSFGSNVEKEKAVAESNFNRVGGGVSVRNGGGDLQSGTHIEKEPLNNYKDGFAVFIVCYDNFCEISKEYEIFPMSYLMALLENYKPIYSKRIKSINSIKYFFVFKENIFTNLMKNQGVSYEKNSDFNIGVLGSDTERR; via the coding sequence ATGGCTATTACTTATATTGTAGGAAATCCAGGAAGCGGAAAATCATATTTAGCAGTTTATAAAATTTGGGAATTTTTCTATAAAAACAAAAAGAAAAAATCAAAAATCGATAATGAAAATTTGCAAAAATATAAAATTTGCTATACAAATATAAACGAGTTCAAATTTAATCTTTTTGATAATGTTTTAGAGTTTGATTTTAACGATTTAATGTATCATTTAACTAATCTTTATACTATGTATCAAAACAAAGAAAACGACCAAAAATTACTTGAATATTGCGAAAATAATAGTTTTAAAAATGCTCTTTTTGTTATCGATGAAGTTCATAATATCTTTAAGAAAAACGATGAAATTTTGATTTGGTGGCTTACATATCATCGCCATTTATACCATGATTTATTTTTGATAACGCAAGATCTATCACTTGTTCCAAACGAATATAAACGAATTGCAGAGTTTTTTTATAAAGCTGTCGATAGTGGAAAACGGCTATTTTCAAAGAAATTTAGATATATTCAATATTCAAATTATCGTATGTATCAAAATTCAATTATTCAAGGCGGTGCATTAAATATACCTTTTAGCACTGAAATTTTTAATTTATATCATAGCGGTAACGATACAAAAATTAAAAGCTTCGTTCAAAAATACCTTATTTTTGCGTTTTTGCTTGTTTTAATTGCTATTTGTAGTTTTATTTATACGCTTTTTTCTTTTGGTAGCAATGTAGAAAAAGAAAAGGCGGTCGCTGAAAGCAATTTTAATAGGGTTGGCGGTGGCGTTTCTGTAAGAAATGGGGGAGGAGATTTACAATCGGGCACTCATATTGAAAAAGAGCCATTAAATAACTATAAAGACGGCTTCGCTGTCTTTATAGTTTGTTATGATAATTTCTGCGAAATTTCAAAAGAATATGAAATTTTTCCTATGTCTTATTTAATGGCTCTTTTGGAAAATTATAAGCCTATTTATTCGAAGCGAATAAAAAGCATAAATTCGATTAAGTATTTTTTTGTTTTTAAAGAAAATATTTTTACAAATTTGATGAAAAATCAAGGAGTATCCTATGAAAAAAATTCTGATTTTAATATTGGTGTTTTGGGTTCAGATACTGAACGCAGATAG
- a CDS encoding type II secretion system protein GspD, with amino-acid sequence MKKILILILVFWVQILNADSFKHSLVEFVSFASSHNNVNIIVSEKANEGEFYFFSDEKEPKISLDMLREMLLIQGLTLIKFDSFFLVDFLENNIKNLKTIEFYNEENKEFDFYSVSLNNFVKDDIKQVLQILDINSTYIDNSNTLFYIADDEKQSKILSALQKIDDTPKQTSIKLTILETNLKDLKDRGSEITSYLKSFPSDTFNYFLNLITMPYNAVSNVTANSKSGYYGVLRFLDLKDFSDIKSSPFFTIRSGKELYFSSVENIPYLMQNKEFTDSRQSVTSSYEYRDIGLKITLYPIILKDGSVDLSLHLIVEDIISNENDKPMTSKKELKSSYIIKKGELLVLSGINKQITYDKKYSIPLLSDIWFIGNLFSFSSKENKDTTLTLSIEIL; translated from the coding sequence ATGAAAAAAATTCTGATTTTAATATTGGTGTTTTGGGTTCAGATACTGAACGCAGATAGTTTTAAACATAGTTTAGTTGAATTCGTTTCTTTTGCTTCTTCTCATAATAATGTTAATATTATTGTAAGTGAAAAAGCTAATGAGGGCGAATTTTATTTTTTTAGCGATGAAAAAGAGCCAAAAATAAGCCTTGATATGTTGCGTGAAATGCTTTTAATACAGGGCTTAACTTTGATTAAATTTGATAGTTTTTTTCTTGTTGATTTTTTGGAAAACAATATCAAAAATTTAAAAACTATTGAATTTTATAATGAAGAAAATAAAGAATTTGATTTTTATTCTGTTTCATTGAATAATTTTGTAAAAGATGATATAAAACAAGTTTTGCAAATTTTAGATATAAACTCAACTTATATCGACAATTCAAATACTCTTTTTTATATCGCAGATGATGAAAAACAAAGCAAAATTTTAAGTGCTTTACAAAAAATCGATGATACGCCAAAACAAACAAGTATCAAATTAACGATTTTGGAAACAAATTTAAAAGATTTAAAAGATCGTGGCTCGGAAATTACTTCATATTTGAAGTCATTTCCTAGCGATACTTTTAACTATTTTTTAAATTTGATAACAATGCCATATAATGCGGTTTCAAATGTAACTGCAAATTCAAAGTCTGGTTATTATGGCGTATTGCGATTTTTAGATTTAAAGGATTTTAGTGACATAAAATCAAGCCCGTTTTTTACAATTCGTAGCGGTAAAGAGCTTTATTTTAGCAGTGTTGAAAATATCCCGTATTTAATGCAAAATAAAGAATTTACAGATAGCAGACAAAGCGTAACTAGTAGCTATGAATACCGAGATATTGGCTTAAAAATTACGCTTTATCCGATAATTTTAAAAGACGGAAGCGTTGATTTGTCGCTTCATTTGATAGTTGAAGACATTATAAGTAATGAAAACGATAAACCTATGACAAGCAAAAAAGAGCTAAAAAGCTCATATATCATAAAAAAAGGCGAATTGCTTGTTTTAAGCGGTATAAACAAGCAAATAACTTACGATAAAAAGTATTCTATTCCGCTTTTAAGCGATATTTGGTTTATTGGAAATTTATTCTCTTTTAGTTCAAAAGAGAATAAAGATACAACTTTAACGCTTTCGATTGAAATTTTATAA
- a CDS encoding DEAD/DEAH box helicase, protein MQARIYEYFSQILAQNSAQICPQILITDDEKDSALCAEVLKFLGFKTFVLPDFRAHFGEDLRSYYDELIGISRSLSAYYKCEKRKILISPVRTILNKLPTKSQLKGIKIEFAQKLNLAEFKDEILRLGYSVTQVVESAGEISFRGEIIDIFPLGGECGVRVLLDDDEIESIRHFDIDTQKSEKIELESVEIEPFLANLNKGEFESANEKISAFDSDALINDLTSLGFWFIDGFADYLQEFSAVLACPIKKDEIFAERDLSVLDTLPLIPAARKFKDLQITPNSEFFEFHKNDKITIIARNDALLAHLDLSNLSNAKILKEDFILNLISPDEIIISLNKLIPKKRVRKSTLAIDELNPGDFVVHEDYGIAKFAGLELATVLGHSREFVALIYEGGDKLLLPVEYLNKIDKYIAGGGVVSPDRLGKASFAKIKEKVREKLFVIASKIIQTAAKRELIRGVMIENTGPNYAKFIASSGFSYTPDQESAISAILQDLRSGKVMDRLLSGDVGFGKTEVAMNAIFATIKSGFSALFFVPTTLLCAQHYATLKARFEEFEIPVFRLDRFSKAKEKSEILKRLKNNEAIVCVGTHSLLNVEAPNLGLVIVDEEHKFGVKQKEKLKEKSQNSHLLSMSATPIPRSLNMALSQIKSYSTLLTPPLDRLDVRTMVKEWDEKIVKEAITRELRRGGQIFYVHNHIASMPSVKKRLLEILPNLKIVILHSKIDAQTTEDEIAKFIAGEYDLMLCTSIVESGIHMPRVNTILIDNADKFGIADLHQLRGRVGRSNKQAFCYYLISDKTALTSDALKRLVALESNSFLGSGSVLAYHDLEIRGGGNLVGEAQSGHIEAIGYSLYLRMLEDEINKLLNQKTIISSVELKISVNAFLNSEYIAEDRLRLDIYRRLSKCENAMQINEIYAEIEDRFGKADVYTKQFIDMMMIKVLAQNIGVRAISSMEVNIVITDKNGEKIRLKSPSKDDDDVLAEILVYLRKENKNV, encoded by the coding sequence ATGCAAGCTAGAATTTATGAGTATTTTTCGCAAATTTTAGCGCAAAATTCTGCGCAAATTTGTCCTCAAATTTTAATTACAGATGATGAAAAAGATAGCGCACTTTGCGCTGAGGTGTTGAAATTTTTGGGTTTTAAAACCTTTGTTTTGCCTGATTTTAGGGCGCATTTTGGCGAGGATTTGCGAAGCTACTACGACGAGCTAATCGGCATTTCACGCTCTCTTAGCGCGTATTACAAATGCGAAAAGCGCAAAATTTTAATCTCGCCAGTTCGCACGATTTTAAACAAACTCCCCACAAAATCGCAACTAAAAGGGATAAAAATCGAATTCGCCCAAAAGCTAAATTTGGCTGAATTTAAAGATGAAATTTTGCGCCTTGGATATAGCGTGACGCAGGTCGTCGAAAGCGCAGGCGAGATTAGCTTTCGTGGCGAGATTATCGATATTTTCCCGCTTGGAGGCGAGTGCGGGGTGAGGGTTTTGCTCGATGATGATGAAATCGAGAGCATTAGGCATTTTGACATTGATACGCAAAAATCCGAAAAAATCGAGCTAGAAAGCGTCGAGATTGAGCCGTTTTTGGCGAATTTAAACAAGGGCGAGTTTGAGAGCGCAAACGAAAAAATTAGCGCCTTTGATAGCGACGCTTTGATTAACGATCTAACTTCGCTTGGGTTTTGGTTTATTGATGGGTTTGCGGATTATTTGCAAGAATTTAGCGCGGTTTTAGCGTGTCCTATCAAAAAAGATGAAATCTTTGCCGAAAGGGATCTAAGCGTCCTTGATACACTGCCGCTAATACCTGCCGCGCGTAAATTTAAGGATTTGCAAATCACGCCAAATAGCGAATTTTTCGAATTTCACAAAAATGATAAAATTACCATTATCGCGCGAAACGACGCGCTTTTGGCGCATTTGGATCTCTCAAATTTAAGCAATGCGAAAATTTTAAAAGAGGATTTTATCCTAAATTTAATCAGCCCTGATGAGATTATAATCTCGCTAAATAAGCTAATTCCAAAAAAGCGTGTGCGAAAATCTACTTTGGCGATTGATGAGCTAAATCCGGGCGATTTTGTCGTGCATGAAGACTACGGAATCGCCAAATTCGCTGGCCTTGAACTAGCCACCGTTTTGGGGCATTCGCGTGAGTTTGTCGCCCTGATATACGAAGGCGGCGACAAGCTACTTTTGCCTGTGGAATACCTAAATAAAATCGACAAATATATCGCTGGTGGGGGCGTGGTAAGCCCTGATCGCCTAGGCAAGGCAAGCTTTGCAAAAATCAAAGAAAAGGTGCGCGAAAAACTCTTTGTCATCGCTAGCAAAATAATCCAAACCGCCGCTAAACGCGAGCTAATTCGTGGCGTGATGATAGAAAATACTGGCCCAAATTACGCCAAATTTATCGCTTCTAGCGGGTTTTCATACACGCCAGATCAAGAAAGCGCGATTAGCGCGATTTTGCAGGATTTGCGTAGTGGCAAGGTCATGGATAGGCTATTAAGTGGCGATGTGGGCTTTGGCAAGACAGAAGTGGCGATGAACGCGATATTTGCCACGATAAAAAGTGGCTTTTCTGCGCTGTTTTTCGTGCCGACGACTTTGCTGTGCGCCCAGCACTACGCTACGCTAAAAGCGAGATTTGAAGAGTTTGAAATCCCTGTTTTTAGGCTAGATAGATTTAGCAAAGCAAAGGAAAAAAGCGAAATTTTAAAACGGCTTAAAAATAACGAAGCGATTGTGTGTGTGGGCACGCATAGTCTGCTAAATGTCGAAGCGCCAAATTTAGGGCTTGTAATCGTCGATGAAGAGCATAAATTCGGCGTGAAGCAAAAAGAGAAATTAAAGGAAAAATCGCAAAATTCGCACCTTTTAAGCATGTCTGCTACGCCGATTCCACGCTCATTAAATATGGCGCTAAGCCAGATTAAGAGTTACAGCACGCTTTTAACTCCGCCACTAGATCGCCTCGATGTGCGCACAATGGTTAAAGAGTGGGACGAAAAAATCGTAAAAGAGGCGATTACTAGGGAGCTTCGCCGTGGCGGGCAGATTTTTTATGTGCATAATCATATTGCAAGCATGCCTAGCGTAAAAAAACGGTTGCTTGAAATTTTGCCAAATTTAAAAATCGTAATCTTACACTCTAAAATCGATGCGCAAACCACCGAGGACGAGATAGCTAAATTTATCGCTGGGGAGTATGATCTCATGCTATGCACGAGCATAGTCGAGAGTGGAATCCACATGCCACGCGTCAATACGATTTTAATCGACAACGCCGATAAATTCGGCATAGCAGACCTGCACCAGCTTAGAGGCAGGGTAGGGCGAAGCAACAAACAGGCATTTTGTTACTATTTAATCAGCGATAAAACCGCCCTTACTAGCGACGCGCTAAAACGGCTCGTGGCATTAGAGAGCAACTCATTTCTAGGCTCTGGCTCGGTGCTAGCGTATCATGACCTAGAAATCAGAGGTGGTGGAAATCTCGTCGGCGAAGCGCAAAGCGGGCATATCGAGGCTATCGGATACAGCCTGTATTTGCGTATGCTAGAAGATGAGATAAACAAGCTTTTAAACCAAAAAACAATCATTTCAAGCGTCGAGCTTAAAATTTCAGTCAATGCCTTTTTAAATAGCGAATATATCGCGGAGGATAGGTTGCGACTTGATATTTATCGCAGGCTTAGCAAATGCGAAAACGCTATGCAAATAAATGAAATTTACGCTGAAATCGAGGATAGATTCGGCAAGGCTGATGTTTATACCAAGCAATTCATTGATATGATGATGATAAAGGTGTTAGCTCAAAATATCGGTGTGCGCGCGATTTCGAGCATGGAAGTAAATATCGTAATCACAGATAAAAATGGCGAGAAAATCCGCCTAAAATCGCCTTCGAAAGACGATGATGATGTGCTAGCGGAAATTTTAGTGTATTTGCGAAAGGAAAACAAAAATGTCTGA
- a CDS encoding tyrosine-type recombinase/integrase: MILNDLFADYVVFYELILREHTLKSDIYTYNKHIKSTIGEKDITELNFIDIQKFCNDLIKQDYKIKTVKNILAKLRVIFKLGMKLEIINKNPCDFVELPKFDNKRYFDYSLKIQKKFIKAICENKGYNADIFFFLLHGRRKGEVLNLRWCDINFKTKTYIIPCKINKAKRDMVYSMSDELYKRLLKLYIQAKNDKNLDNYIFVNPMTNTKFTDLRRSWNSLLKRNNLPKIRLHDIRHLIGTYSINYLKIPVEQVSFALGHTNIITTQKYITTNIKKSKELIENLINSV, encoded by the coding sequence ATGATATTGAACGATTTATTTGCTGATTATGTCGTTTTTTATGAGCTGATTTTGCGAGAACATACGCTAAAAAGCGATATTTACACATACAATAAGCACATAAAAAGCACAATCGGCGAAAAAGATATAACAGAGCTAAATTTCATCGATATTCAAAAGTTTTGCAATGATTTAATAAAACAAGACTATAAAATCAAAACAGTTAAAAACATACTTGCGAAATTGCGTGTTATTTTTAAGCTTGGTATGAAGCTAGAAATTATAAATAAAAATCCTTGCGACTTCGTGGAATTGCCTAAATTTGATAATAAGCGATATTTTGATTATTCTTTAAAAATTCAAAAGAAATTTATTAAAGCAATTTGCGAAAATAAAGGTTATAATGCCGATATTTTCTTTTTTCTTTTACACGGTCGCAGAAAAGGCGAAGTCTTAAATTTGCGTTGGTGCGATATAAATTTCAAAACAAAAACATATATAATACCTTGTAAAATCAATAAAGCAAAGCGAGATATGGTTTATTCGATGAGTGATGAGCTTTATAAAAGACTTTTAAAACTGTATATTCAAGCGAAAAATGATAAAAATTTAGATAATTATATTTTTGTAAATCCTATGACAAATACTAAATTTACCGATTTGCGCCGTTCTTGGAATTCTCTTTTAAAACGAAATAATTTACCAAAAATAAGATTACACGATATAAGGCATTTAATCGGAACATATTCGATAAATTATCTTAAAATTCCTGTGGAGCAGGTTTCTTTTGCGCTAGGTCATACAAATATAATAACAACGCAAAAATATATAACAACTAATATTAAAAAGTCAAAAGAACTGATTGAAAATTTGATAAATTCGGTTTAA
- a CDS encoding 3-methyladenine DNA glycosylase, which yields MSATELFRALFGAIKFDDFRWWPRYGEFEVIVGAILIQNTNWKNAELALENLRQKGLLTLQNLANLSVENLAEIIKPSGFYNQKAKRLSSLCRAIAAEFGDFENFAHAVSREWLIGQKGIGAETCDAILCYACGRPTMVVDSYALRILGYFGYEFECYDECKEWLESLNFSEVFKLANSRYENFSNDENGAFALFHGLIVEFCKAHLKGKKFDEFAINLFDELKCS from the coding sequence ATGAGCGCGACTGAGCTATTTCGCGCACTTTTTGGCGCGATTAAATTTGATGATTTTCGCTGGTGGCCGAGATATGGCGAATTTGAAGTGATTGTCGGCGCGATACTGATCCAAAACACAAACTGGAAAAACGCCGAACTTGCCCTTGAAAACCTGCGCCAAAAAGGGCTTTTAACTTTGCAAAATTTAGCGAATTTAAGCGTGGAAAATTTAGCCGAAATCATCAAACCAAGCGGATTTTATAACCAAAAAGCAAAACGGCTAAGCTCGCTTTGCAGGGCGATTGCGGCAGAATTTGGCGATTTTGAAAATTTCGCGCACGCCGTAAGCCGTGAGTGGCTTATCGGCCAAAAAGGCATAGGCGCGGAAACCTGCGACGCGATTTTGTGCTATGCGTGCGGGCGACCTACAATGGTCGTTGATAGTTACGCACTTCGAATTTTGGGATATTTTGGCTATGAATTTGAGTGCTATGATGAGTGCAAAGAGTGGTTAGAGAGCCTAAATTTTAGCGAAGTTTTTAAGTTAGCAAATTCTCGCTATGAGAATTTTTCAAATGACGAAAACGGCGCATTTGCGCTATTTCACGGACTAATCGTGGAATTTTGCAAAGCACACTTAAAAGGTAAAAAATTCGACGAATTTGCGATAAATTTATTTGATGAGTTAAAATGCAGTTAA